In Musa acuminata AAA Group cultivar baxijiao chromosome BXJ3-9, Cavendish_Baxijiao_AAA, whole genome shotgun sequence, a single genomic region encodes these proteins:
- the LOC103998719 gene encoding (DL)-glycerol-3-phosphatase 2 — MATPLLPRVRAPITHVIFDMDGLLLDTEPFYTLVQEKILARFGKTFDWSLKAQMMGKKAIESARIFVRESGLDGLLTPEAFLEEREGMLQDLFPTCQQLPGVKRLVSHLHAKGIPMCIATGSHKRHFALKTQNHGEIIAMMHHVVMGDDPEVTKGKPSPEVFLAAAKRFEGSVDLSKILVFEDAPSGVAAAKNAGMNVIMVPDPCLDASHQKEADQVLGSLMDFKPKEWGLPAFEPSNE, encoded by the exons ATGGCGACCCCGCTCCTCCCCCGCGTTCGAGCCCCCATCACCCACGTTATCTTTGACATGGACGGCCTCCTCCTCG ACACGGAACCGTTCTACACGTTGGTGCAGGAGAAGATCCTGGCGAGGTTTGGGAAGACCTTCGACTGGTCTCTCAAGGCCCAGATGATGGGGAAGAAGGCCATTGAGTCCGCCCGAATCTTCGTCCGCGAGTCCGGCCTCGATGGCCTCCTCACGCCCGAGGCCTTCCTCGAGGAGCGGGAAGGGATGCTGCAGGACCTCTTTCCCACGTGCCAGCAGTTGCCCG GTGTCAAGAGACTTGTCAGTCATCTCCATGCTAAGGGGATACCTATGTGTATTGCAACAGG ATCTCATAAGCGGCACTTTGCTCTGAAGACGCAAAATCATGGTGAGATAATTGCTATGATGCACCATGTGGTCATGGGTGATGATCCAGAAGTGACAAAAGGCAAACCTTCTCCTGAAGTATTTCTTGCTGCTGCAAAAAGATTCGAG GGTAGCGTGGACCTAAGCAAGATTTTAGTTTTTGAAGATGCACCATCAGGAGTAGCAGCAGCTAAAAATGCCGGGAT GAATGTGATTATGGTCCCAGATCCTTGTTTGGATGCTTCGCATCAGAAAGAAGCAGACCAGGTTCTTGGTTCCCTAATGGATTTCAAGCCAAAAGAATGGGGCCTGCCAGCGTTCGAGCCGAGCAATGAATAA
- the LOC135649079 gene encoding transcription factor bHLH146-like, whose product MEEKRSKRRRACSPEPNAVVYAGFPCKYVGYLLPALARATSGAKEQKIEQVVRFQVDMALVLSATGFKWSRALKHKLERSDHIIELQRHPIADSIDSKLQLFLPPTVVVPRPLSLSLVRPKSLSRRSYISCSNNSVRGDDEFSRRMRALQRILPGGSEMRPRELLSEVKSYMVCLQLQVNILRTLVEIH is encoded by the coding sequence ATGGAAGAGAAGAGAAGCAAGAGGAGGCGCGCCTGCTCGCCCGAACCAAACGCTGTAGTCTACGCCGGCTTCCCATGCAAATATGTCGGCTATCTCCTGCCAGCTCTCGCGAGAGCCACCTCCGGTGCTAAAGAACAAAAGATCGAACAGGTGGTGCGGTTCCAAGTCGACATGGCGCTGGTGCTCTCGGCCACTGGGTTCAAATGGAGCCGCGCCTTGAAGCACAAGCTCGAGCGCAGCGATCACATAATCGAGCTCCAGCGCCACCCCATCGCCGACAGCATCGATTCAAAGCTTCAGCTGTTTCTGCCTCCCACCGTCGTCGTCCCTCggcctctgtctctgtctcttgtTAGGCCAAAAAGCCTGAGCCGGAGGAGTTACATTAGCTGCAGCAACAACAGCGTCAGAGGGGACGACGAGTTCAGCCGGCGCATGCGAGCTCTGCAGAGGATTTTGCCCGGCGGCAGCGAGATGCGTCCGAGGGAGCTGCTGTCGGAGGTGAAGAGCTACATGGTGTGCCTGCAGCTGCAGGTGAACATCCTGAGGACTCTTGTGGAGATCCACTGA
- the LOC135649291 gene encoding fasciclin-like arabinogalactan protein 14: protein MTLRPPTLFFLPFLLFPLAASHNITRILAQFDDFSTFNSLLTQTELVSDINSRRTITVLAVDNGAASSVSSRPTDELKKILSVHVVLDYYDDAKLHKLPNHTAILTTLFQATGLASGRNGFLNVTNMGNGQIAFGSAVPGSSLVANFVKVVATRPYNISVIQISSVIVPPSISGGASNHSTSPTAAPVAAPAPANATLTPTLAPSKDAPSPTPDAASPSDVSNGPSPADAPADAPASDTPVASPPGPMSPDGSPAGAPSNDADAPAGESSAAERVVAGAGVAITMAFAMLGSLQMS, encoded by the coding sequence ATGACTTTGAGACCACccactctcttcttcctcccctttctTCTCTTCCCCTTGGCAGCTTCCCACAACATCACCAGGATCCTCGCCCAGTTCGACGACTTCTCCACCTTCAACAGCCTCCTCACTCAAACCGAGCTGGTCTCTGACATCAACAGCCGCCGCACCATCACCGTCCTCGCCGTCGACAACGGTGCGGCCTCGTCCGTCTCCAGCCGCCCCACCGACGAACTCAAGAAGATCCTTTCGGTGCACGTCGTACTTGACTACTACGACGACGCGAAGCTCCACAAACTCCCCAACCACACCGCCATTCTGACCACGCTCTTCCAGGCCACCGGCCTCGCCTCCGGCCGGAACGGGTTCCTCAACGTGACCAACATGGGCAACGGGCAGATTGCCTTCGGCTCCGCCGTGCCGGGCTCGTCCCTGGTCGCTAACTTCGTCAAGGTCGTGGCGACGCGGCCCTACAACATCTCGGTCATCCAGATCAGCAGCGTCATCGTCCCGCCCAGCATCAGCGGTGGGGCCAGCAACCACAGCACATCGCCGACGGCAGCGCCAGTCGCGGCACCTGCGCCGGCGAATGCAACACTGACACCGACGCTGGCCCCTTCCAAAGACGCCCCATCACCAACTCCCGACGCAGCGTCTCCGAGTGACGTGTCGAACGGGCCCTCACCGGCGGACGCACCGGCAGACGCACCGGCTTCAGACACTCCTGTGGCGTCACCGCCGGGCCCAATGAGCCCGGACGGATCACCGGCCGGAGCTCCGTCGAACGACGCCGACGCTCCGGCAGGTGAATCTTCAGCCGCCGAGCGTGTGGTTGCTGGTGCTGGAGTTGCTATTACCATGGCTTTCGCCATGTTAGGTTCTCTCCAAATGAGTTAA